ATCATCTTGGCAACGTCGGTGGCGTACTCGGTGGAACGCGCGTCCAGCGGGTTGCTGATGGTGAAGCCCACCTGGTTGTTGATGACGATGTGAACGGTACCGCCGGTCTTGAAGCCGCGAGTCTGCGACATCTGGAAGGTTTCCAGAACCACGCCCTGACCGGCGAATGCCGCGTCACCGTGGATGGAAATCGGCAGAACCTTTTCACCGGTGGTGTCGTTACGACGGTCCTGGCGAGCACGCACCGACCCCTCGACCACTGGCGAAACGATTTCCAGGTGGGATGGGTTGAATGCCATGGCCAGGTGAACTTCACCGCCGGTGGTCATCACGTTGGACGAGAAGCCCTGGTGGTATTTAACGTCACCGGAACCCAGCTCGACCTTCTTCTTGCCTTCGAACTCGTCGAACAGCTCACGCGGGTTCTTGCCGAAGGTGTTGACCAACACGTTCAGGCGACCACGGTGGGCCATGCCGATCACGACTTCCTTGGTACCGTAGGAACCGGAACGCTGGATCAGCTCATCAAGCATCGGGATCAGGCTTTCGCCGCCTTCCAGGCCGAAACGCTTGGTGCCCGGGTATTTGGTCCCCAGGTATTTCTCCAGGCCTTCAGCAGCAGTCACGCGCTCGAGCAGGTGGCTGCGAACATCAGCGGACAACGCCGGGCGGCCGCGCACGCCTTCCAGGCGATGCTGGAACCACTGGCGCTGCTCGGAATCGGTGATGTGCGTGAATTCAGCGCCGATGGTGCGGCAATATGTCTGCTGCAACGCTTCGTGAATTTCGCGTAGGCTCGCTTCCTCTTTGCCGATGAACAGGTCGCCGGCACGGAAGGTCGTATCAAGATCGGCATTGGTCAAGCCGTAATGATTGATCGACAGGTCAGCCGGTGCAGGACGCTGCCAGAGCCCCAGCGGGTCAAGCTGGGCCGCCTGGTGGCCACGCATCCGGTAGGCCTGGATCAGTCGCAGTACTTCAACTTGCTTCTTCTCATGCTCACTGCTCACGCTGCCGGCGGAAACCGGCTGGGCGCGGCGCTGGTTCTTTGCCAGCAGCACGAACTGATCGCGAATTGTTGCATGCGATACATCGGTGGCAGCGTTGCCGTCTGAAGACAACGTCTGAAATTTGGTGCGCCATTCTTCTGGCACAGCGTTAGGGTCGTGCAGGTAGAGCTCATAAAGCTCTTCCACATAGGCAGCGTTACCACCTGAAAGATAGCCGCTGTTCCACATGCGCTGCATCACGCTTTCTTGCATGCTTGGTCACCCTCGATTTGGGGACACCACCGGCGAAAACACCGAGTTTGCTTGCAAAAGGCCAAGTGCAGCGACCAAAACAAGCCACTTAGGATCACGCTGATAGTTCGGGTACCAACCCGAATGCCCCTGCTTGTCTCATTTCTTCAAAATAAGAGCTGCGGCTTTGTAAGTCGCTGCTCAAGTTAAAACTACGGCGCCGGTTGAAGCCTGCGCCGCAGCATTTACGGGCACAACGGTCCTGCTTTTACTACAACGTCAGTTACACGCCGCTCTGCAGCAGCATGTTACGGATGTGACCAATGGCCTTAGTCGGGTTCAGGCCCTTGGGACATACGTTGACGCAGTTCATGATCCCGCGGCAGCGGAATACGCTGAACGGGTCATCCAGCGAAGCCAGACGCTCGGACGTCTTGGTGTCACGGCTGTCTGCCAGGAAGCGGTACGCTTGCAGCAGGGCAGCAGGACCCAGGAACTTGTCCGGGTTCCACCAGAAGGACGGGCAGGAGGTCGAGCAGCAGGCGCACAGAATGCACTCGTACAGACCGTCGAGCTTGTCGCGCTCTTCCGGGGACTGCAGACGCTCGATGGCCGGGGCCGGCGTGTCGTTCTGCAGGAACGGCTTAACTTTCTCGTATTGCTTGTAGAAGATGCTCATATCGACAACCAGGTCACGGATAACCGGCAAACCTGGAAGTGGACGAACGATCAGCTTGTTGCCTTTCACCACGGCGGACAGCGGCGTGATGCACGCCAGGCCGTTCTTGCCGTTGATGTTCATGCCGTCGGAGCCGCAGACACCTTCACGGCAGGAGCGACGGTAGGAGAAACCCTCGTCCTGCTCTTTGATCAGGGCCAGCACGTCCAGCACCATCAGGTCTTTACCACCGGTATCGACCTGGAATTCCTGCATGAACGGCGCAGCGTCCTGATCAGGGTTGTAGCGATAAACACTGACTTTCAACATGGCAGCCACCCTTAGTAAGTCCGAATCTTCGGTTCAAAGGTCGGAACCGTTTTCGGCGAGAAGTTCACGGCACGCTTGGCAACGCGCTTTTCACCCGGGAAGTACAGGGTGTGGCACAGCCAGTTCTCGTCGTCGCGGTCTTCGTAGTCTTCACGCGCGTGCGCACCACGGGATTCTTTACGAACCTCGGCGGCAATCGCGGTCGCTTCGGCCACTTCCAGCAGGTTTTGCAGTTCAAGGGCTTCGATACGAGCGGTGTTGAACGCCTGGCTCTTATCGTTGATCTTGACGTTGGCGATGCGCGTACGCAGGTCGGCCAGTTGGGCGATACCCTTCTGCATGTATTCGCCGGTACGGAATACACCGAAGTAGTTCTGCATGCAGCTTTGCAGCTCGCGACGCAGGGTTGCCACGTCTTCGCCATCGGTGCGCTCGTTCAGAGCGGACAGGCGCGCCAGGGCGGCCTCGATGTTGGCGTCGGTGGCGTCGTCGTACTCGATACCGTCGGTCAGCGCCTTCTCGAGGTGCAGGCCTGCCGCACGACCGAATACCACCAGGTCGAGCAACGAGTTACCGCCCAGGCGGTTGGCACCGTGAACCGATACGCATGCCACTTCACCCACTGCGAACAGACCAGGGATGATGGTGTCAACGCCATCGGCGTCCTGAGTGATCGCCTGGCCATGGATGTTGGTCGGCACGCCGCCCATCATATAGTGGCAAGTCGGAACAACCGGAACCGGAGCAACTACCGGGTCAACGTGCGCAAAAGTCTTGGACAGTTCGCAGATGCCTGGCAGACGGCTGTGCAGCACTTCTTCGCCCAGGTGATCGAGCTTGAGCATCACGTGGTCGCCATTCGGACCGCAACCGTTGCCGGCGATGATCTCTTTAACCATCGAACGGGCAACAACGTCACGACCGGCAAGGTCCTTGGCGTTCGGCGCATAGCGCTCCATGAAACGCTCGCCATGCTTGTTGATCAGGTAACCACCTTCACCACGGCAACCTTCGGTCACCAGTACGCCGGCGCCGGCAATACCGGTCGGGTGGAACTGCCACATTTCAATGTCCTGCACCGGCACGCCGGCACGCAGGGCCATACCTACACCGTCGCCGGTGTTGATCAGGGCGTTGGTGGTGGAAGCATAGATACGGCCCGCACCGCCGGTGGCCAGAACGGTAGCCTTGGCGCGAATGTAGGTGGTTTCGCCGGTTTCGATGCAGATGGCGATCACACCGACGAACTCGCCTTGGGAGTTCTTGACCAGGTCAACCGCGTAGTACTCGTTCAGGAACGTGGTACCGGCTTTCAGGTTGCCCTGATAAAGGGTGTGCAGCAGCGCGTGGCCGGTACGGTCGGACGCGGCGCAGGTACGGGCAGCCTGCCCGCCTTTACCGTAATCCTTCGACTGGCCGCCGAACGGACGCTGGTAGATACGGCCTTGCTCGGTACGGGAGAACGGCAGACCCATGTGGTCCAGCTCGAACACCGCCGCAGGGCCTTCCTGACACATGTACTCGATCGCGTCCTGGTCACCGATGTAGTCGGAACCCTTGACGGTATCGTACATGTGCCAGCGCCAGTCATCGTTCGGGTCGGCGGACGCGATGGCGCAGGTGATGCCACCCTGAGCCGACACGGTGTGAGAGCGCGTCGGGAACACCTTGGTGATCACGGCAGTCTTGTGACCACCCTGGGCCAGCTGCAGCGCAGCGCGCATGCCGGCACCGCCGCCACCAATAATGATGGCGTCGAAGGAAATAGTTGGAATGTTAGCCATGACTCAGATACCCCAAAGAATCTGCACACCCCAGACGAAGTAAGCGAACATCGCGATGCCGCATACTGCCTGGAAGAGGAAACGTACTGCAGTCGCGGACTTGCCCAGCGCCATTGGCGTGAGGTAGTCGGTCGCGATGGTCCACATGCCGACCCAGGCGTGAGCGCCCAGGGCCACAAGTGCCAGCAGACTGAAGATTCGCATCGCATTATGGGCAAACAGGCCGTGCCATTGCTCATAGCCGATGCCCGGGTTTGCGACGAGGTATCCGATCAGGAAAATGAAATAAGCCGCGAGAACAACCGCAGACACGCGCTGCGCCATCCAGTCGTAGAGGCCCGAACGCGATAGGTTCGTAACGCTGGTTACCATATCCAAACTCCTGCCAGAACGATCAGCACCACGGAAATGGCGATGATGATTTTCGAGCCCAGGCGGCCGCCTTCCAGCGTCTCACCGATGCCCATGTCCATGATCAAGTGGCGCACACCGGCTACCAGGTGATACAGCAGAGCGGACAGGAGGCCCCATGCTACGAACTTGGCCAGCGGGCTGGTCAAGTATGCCTTCACCTCGGCGTAACCTTCCTCGGAACCCAGGGATTTGCTCAATGCGTAAAGCATGATGCCCAAGCCCAGGAACAGGATGATGCCGGAAACACGGTGCAGGAACGACGTAACGCCGGTGATGGGGAGTTTGATGGTCCTTAGGTCTAGGTTTACAGGTCGTTGGCTATTCTTCACGGCTTTTTTTCACACTGAAGAGCCCCTAACAATCAGGGCAAAGTTGTAGGGGAGTGCACTGGTCAGGTAAGCACCACCCAGGGAGTGCGACCCCCAATGAAAGCAAGCCCAAAAGCCCTTGGCGGTCGGTGGCCGAGTATAGACAGTTAGGTTACTAATGACAACGCGCGCTCCTCACCCTAATAGCGGATTGCGCTGACGGGATAAAAGGCGTAAATGGCAGTTAATTTCGACGAAAAAGTATGGTTAAAGCCTTCTGGAGCAAGACTTTAGGCAAATTGACATCTGAATTTATCTCACTATAGTGGTGCGGGCCCTGCGTGGGGGGTCTGTCTGATGATTTGAAGCATAAATAGGAGGCCACATGGCTGACAAAAAAGCGCAGTTGATCATCGAGGGCGCAGCCCCCGTCGAGCTGCCCATTTTAACCGGCACCGTTGGTCCCGATGTTATCGACGTACGGGGCCTGACGGCCACGGGCCGTTTCACGTTCGACCCAGGCTTCATGTCGACCGCCTCTTGCGAGTCGAAGATCACCTATATCGACGGCGACAATGGCATCCTGCTGCACCGGGGCTACCCGATCGAGCAACTGGCTGAAAAATCGGACTACCTGGAAACCTGCTACCTGCTGCTCAATGGCGAATTGCCAACAGCCGAGCAGAAAGCCCAGTTTGTCAGCACCGTGAAGAACCACACCATGGTTCACGAGCAGTTGAAGACCTTCTTCAACGGCTTCCGTCGCGACGCCCACCCGATGGCCGTCATGTGCGGCGTGGTCGGCGCCCTGTCGGCCTTCTATCACGACTCCCTCGACATCAATAACCCGCAGCATCGCGAAATCTCCGCGATCCGCCTGGTTGCCAAGATGCCGACCCTGGCCGCAATGGTTTACAAGTACTCCATGGGCCAACCCATGATGTACCCGCGCAACGACCTGACGTACGCGGAAAACTTCCTGCACATGATGTTCAACACCCCGTGCGAGATCAAACCGATCAGCCCGGTACTCGCCAAGGCCATGGACCGGATCTTCATCCTCCACGCCGACCACGAGCAGAACGCCTCCACCTCCACCGTGCGTCTGGCCGGCTCTTCGGGTGCCAACCCGTTCGCCTGTATCGCCGCCGGTATCGCCGCGCTCTGGGGCCCTGCCCACGGCGGTGCGAACGAAGCCGTGTTGACCATGCTCGATGAAATCGGCGATGTCTCGAACATCGACACCTTCATCGCCAAGGCCAAGGACAAGAACGATCCGTTCAAGCTGATGGGCTTCGGTCACCGGGTCTACAAGAACCGCGACCCGCGTGCCACCGTGATGAAGCAGACCTGCGACGAAGTGTTGAAGGAACTGGGCATCAAGAACGACCCGCAACTCGAACTGGCCATGCGCCTGGAAGAGATCGCCCTGACCGACCCATACTTCATCGAACGCTCGCTGTACCCGAACGTCGACTTCTACTCGGGGATCATCCTCAAGGCGATCGGCATTCCAACCAGCATGTTCACCGTGATCTTCGCCCTGGCGCGGACCGTGGGCTGGATCTCCCACTGGAAAGAAATGCTCTCCAGCCCGTACAAGATTGGCCGCCCGCGCCAGCTGTACACCGGCTACGAGTCGCGTGACATCACCAAGCTGGAAGATCGGCACTAAATCCCAGCCAGAAAAAACGGCCTCCTGATGAGGCCGTTTTTTTTGGCTGGAATTTAGTGAGCTGCAAGCTTCCAGCTATAAGCCGCAAGCAAAAAAATACCCCTGTATCTCCACAGGGGTATCTCTCTACACACCACCGCTTCTAACTTACAGCTTGAGGCTTGCCACTTGCGGCTGCATCAATGATTCACTGCCCCACTCGCCCCCAGGCCCGTCTGTGAACGCACAAACTGCGGGAAGTACAGCGCACGTTCTTTCTCTGCCGCCGCCGACTTGTCGGTGATGGAGAAGAACCAGATGCCGATGAACGCGATGATCATCGAGAACAGCGCCGGGTACTCGTACGGGAAGATGGCCTTTTCATGATGCAGGATCGAGACCCAGATGGTCGGCCCCAGGACCATCAGGCCCACGGCACTGACCAGGCCCAGCCAACCGCCGATCATGGCGCCACGGGTGGTGAGGTTTTTCCAGTACATGGAAAGCAGCAGCACCGGGAAGTTACAGCTGGCGGCTATGGAGAACGCCAGGCCCACCATGAACGCAATGTTCTGACTTTCGAACAGGATACCCAGGCCGATCGCCAACACACCCAGGGCCACGGTGGTGATCTTCGACACACGAATCTCATCTTTCTCGTTGGCCTTGCCTTTCTTGATCACGCTGGCATACAGGTCGTGAGACACCGCCGATGCGCCCGCCAGGGTCAAACCGGCCACCACCGCCAGGATAGTGGCAAATGCCACGGCCGAGATGAAGCCCAGGAAGATACTGCCACCCACCGCGTTGGCCAGGTGCACCGCCGCCATGTTGTTACCGCCCAGCAAGGCGCCTGCAGCATCCTTGAATGCCGGATTGGTGCTGACCAGCAGGATCGCGCCGAAGCCGATGATAAAGGTCAGGATATAGAAGTAGCCGATAAAGCCCGTGGCATACAGCACGCTCTTGCGCGCTTCCTTGGCGTCGCTCACCGTGAAGAAGCGCATCAGGATATGCGGCAGGCCGGCGGTGCCGAACATCAGCGCCAGGCCCAGGGAGAATGCGGAGACAGGGTCTTTCACCAGGCCGCCGGGGCTCATGATCGCCTCACCTTTAGGGTGAACCTTGATCGCCTCGGAGAACAGCGTGTTGAAATCGAAGTTGACGTGCTTCATTACCATCAGCGCCATGAACGAGGCACCCGACAGCAACAGCACCGCCTTGATGATCTGCACCCAAGTGGTCGCGAGCATGCCGCCGAACAGCACGTACAGGCACATCAGGATACCCACCAGGATCACCGCCACATGGTAGTCCAGGCCGAACAGCAGCTGGATCAGCTTGCCCGCCCCCACCATCTGTGCGATCAGGTAGAACGCCACCACCACCAGCGAACCACAGGCCGACAGGCTGCGGATCTGGGTCTGGCCCAGGCGGTAGGACGCCACGTCAGCAAAGGTGTATTTGCCCAGGTTACGCAGGCGCTCGGCGATCAGGAACAAAATGATCGGCCAGCCCACCAGGAAGCCGATCGAGTAGATCAGCCCGTCGTAGCCAGACGTGAACACCAGCGCGGAGATCCCCAGGAACGAGGCCGCCGACATGTAGTCACCGGCGATCGCCAGGCCGTTCTGGAAACCGGTGATCTTGCCGCCGGCCGCGTAGTAGTCGGCCGCCGACTTGTTGCGCTTGGAGGCCCAGTAGGTAATGCATAGGGTTGCACCGACGAAGACCACAAACATCACGATGGCCGAGACGTTCAGCGGTTGCTTGTGCACTTCACCGGTCAATGCGTCGGCCGCCCACAGGGCGGGAGCAAAAAGCGAAGCGCCGAATACTGCCAGTAGACGACGGATCATTGCGCAGCCTCCTTGAGAATCGCATTGTTCAGGTCGTCAAACTCGCCATTGGCCCGACGCACATAGATGGCGGTGAGGACGAAGGCGGAGACGATCAACCCGACACCCAGGGGAATGCCCCAGGTAATCGACGAACCAGGGCTGAGTTTGGCCCCCAGCACTTGAGGCCCGTAGGCGATCAACAGGATGAAACCGGAGTAGAGCCCTAGCATGATGGCCGAGAGAATCCAGGCGAATCGCTCCCTTTTCCTCACCAGCTCCTTGAAGCGCGGGCTGTTTTGAATCGATAGGTAAATGCTGTCGTTCATTGTTTTTATCCTCGCAGCACAGCTTTTTTATTATTGGAACGTAGCCACTGTATGCGGCTCTGGAACAGGTTCCAGACGACCTTAGTAGTAGATCGAGTGTAGCGAGGGATTGGCGGCGCGAATGAAGATTTGCAGGAAACAGAAATTAATGTGGGAGAGGGCTTGCCCCCGATGGCGTTGAGTCAGTCAGATCACTGACAACTGACACTCCGCTATCGGTGGCAAGCCCTCTCCCACAGGGGTTGTATCAAGACATCGGGGGGTTACTTACCGGTCCACTCGGCAACGCGCTCAGGGTGCTTGGCGACCCAATCCTTGGCCGCGGCGTCAGGCTTGGCGCCCTCCTGGATGGCGAGCATGACTTCGCCGATTTCATCCTTGGAGGCCCATTGGAATTTTTTTAGGAAGGCCGCAACTTCCGGCGCTTTAGCCTCCAGGCCTTTGCTGCCGATGCTGTTGACGGTTTCAGCCGCGCCATAAACGCCTTTTGGATCGTCAAGGAAGCGCAGTTTCCACTTGGCGAACATCCAGTGCGGCACCCAACCGGTAACGGCAATGGATTCCTGCTTGTCTTCGGCACGAGTCAACTCGGCGATCATCGCCGCGCCCGAGCTGGCCTGCAGTTTGTAATCGAGGCCGTACTGCTTGATGGCTTCGTCAGTCTTGAGCATCACGCCTGAACCGGCATCGATGCCGACGATCTTGTTCTTGAAGGTGGTATCGGTCTTGAGGTCCTCAATGGACTTGGCCTTGACGTACTCCGGCACAATCAAGCCGATCTTGGCGTCCTTGAAGTTGGGGCCGTAATCGACCACTTTGTCCTTGTTCTTGGCCCAGTACTCGCCGTGGGTCACCGGCAACCAGGCCGAGAGCATCGCGTCGAGCTTGCCGGTGGCCACGCCCTGCCACATGATCCCGGTGGCGACCGCCTGCAGTTTCACGTCATAACCGAGCTTCTCTTTGATCACCTCAGCCGCCACATGGGTGGTGGCAACGCTGTCGGACCAACCGTCCACGTAGCCGATGCTCAGGGTTTTGCTGTCGGCGCTGGCCAGTGTGGAGCTCATCGCAACCACCAGAGTGGCAGCTGCGCCCAAGAGTCGTCGCATCTTCATCGTACTTCCCCGAAAGTGCTGCGCCCGGCGAATGCCGAGCGACGTCAACCTGTTGTTATGTGGTGCACCGCGCCCCCTTCACGCGCTGAATCCGGCTGCTGATCCATCAGTGGAGTGCTGACACTTGGATCATCGGCCTGCAGCATCCATCGACCTGCTCTGTCAGCGACCTCGTACAAGCAGGAAACGACATCACATAGCCAGTAGGACGCTTTACTGAACGCTCGTTCAAAAACCCGCCCGAACTTTGCATGTCAAAATCGTGCGGCTCCCCTTGAGCCGCACATTTGCAGGTAAGATGCGCGCCTTTGCTCTCCCAGATAAGCCGACCATGCCCGCGACTGCCCGCTTCCCTGCCCTGCCCTATGTGTTCGCCCTGTTTTTCGGCCTGCTGGCTCTTATCGGCTATTGGTACGGCCTCGGCCGCCCCGTGGTGTTGCCGGATGTCGCCAGTGCCAGTCACAAGTTGCAATGTGCGTCCTACACGCCATTCGACAAGGACCAATCCCCCTTCGACCAGCCGTTCACACTGCGCCCGGCGCGCATGGACGCCGACCTGGCCCTGCTGGCCACGCGCTTCGAATGCATTCGCACCTACTCCATGACCGGTCTGGAAGGCTTGCCGGCCCTAGCGCGCAAACACGGCCTGAAGCTGATGATCGGCGCCTGGGTCAGCAGCGACCCGCTGGCCACCGCAAAGGAAATCGACCTGCTGATCGCGTCGGCGAACGCCAACCCGGATGTGGTCAGCGCCGTGATCGTCGGCAACGAGGCGCTGCTGCGCAAGGAAGTCACCGCCGGGCAACTGGTGAAGCTGATCCAGAAAGTCAAAAGCCAGATCCGGCAGCCGGTCACCTACGCCGACGTCTGGGAATTCTGGCTGCAACACCCGGAAATCGCCCCGGCCGTGGATTTCCTGACCATTCACCTGCTGCCCTATTGGGAAGACGACCCGTCCGGCATCGACCAGGCACTCCAGCATGTGGGCGACGTACGGC
The sequence above is drawn from the Pseudomonas quebecensis genome and encodes:
- a CDS encoding succinate dehydrogenase iron-sulfur subunit, whose protein sequence is MLKVSVYRYNPDQDAAPFMQEFQVDTGGKDLMVLDVLALIKEQDEGFSYRRSCREGVCGSDGMNINGKNGLACITPLSAVVKGNKLIVRPLPGLPVIRDLVVDMSIFYKQYEKVKPFLQNDTPAPAIERLQSPEERDKLDGLYECILCACCSTSCPSFWWNPDKFLGPAALLQAYRFLADSRDTKTSERLASLDDPFSVFRCRGIMNCVNVCPKGLNPTKAIGHIRNMLLQSGV
- the sdhA gene encoding succinate dehydrogenase flavoprotein subunit encodes the protein MANIPTISFDAIIIGGGGAGMRAALQLAQGGHKTAVITKVFPTRSHTVSAQGGITCAIASADPNDDWRWHMYDTVKGSDYIGDQDAIEYMCQEGPAAVFELDHMGLPFSRTEQGRIYQRPFGGQSKDYGKGGQAARTCAASDRTGHALLHTLYQGNLKAGTTFLNEYYAVDLVKNSQGEFVGVIAICIETGETTYIRAKATVLATGGAGRIYASTTNALINTGDGVGMALRAGVPVQDIEMWQFHPTGIAGAGVLVTEGCRGEGGYLINKHGERFMERYAPNAKDLAGRDVVARSMVKEIIAGNGCGPNGDHVMLKLDHLGEEVLHSRLPGICELSKTFAHVDPVVAPVPVVPTCHYMMGGVPTNIHGQAITQDADGVDTIIPGLFAVGEVACVSVHGANRLGGNSLLDLVVFGRAAGLHLEKALTDGIEYDDATDANIEAALARLSALNERTDGEDVATLRRELQSCMQNYFGVFRTGEYMQKGIAQLADLRTRIANVKINDKSQAFNTARIEALELQNLLEVAEATAIAAEVRKESRGAHAREDYEDRDDENWLCHTLYFPGEKRVAKRAVNFSPKTVPTFEPKIRTY
- the sdhD gene encoding succinate dehydrogenase, hydrophobic membrane anchor protein — translated: MVTSVTNLSRSGLYDWMAQRVSAVVLAAYFIFLIGYLVANPGIGYEQWHGLFAHNAMRIFSLLALVALGAHAWVGMWTIATDYLTPMALGKSATAVRFLFQAVCGIAMFAYFVWGVQILWGI
- the sdhC gene encoding succinate dehydrogenase, cytochrome b556 subunit, producing the protein MKNSQRPVNLDLRTIKLPITGVTSFLHRVSGIILFLGLGIMLYALSKSLGSEEGYAEVKAYLTSPLAKFVAWGLLSALLYHLVAGVRHLIMDMGIGETLEGGRLGSKIIIAISVVLIVLAGVWIW
- the gltA gene encoding citrate synthase codes for the protein MADKKAQLIIEGAAPVELPILTGTVGPDVIDVRGLTATGRFTFDPGFMSTASCESKITYIDGDNGILLHRGYPIEQLAEKSDYLETCYLLLNGELPTAEQKAQFVSTVKNHTMVHEQLKTFFNGFRRDAHPMAVMCGVVGALSAFYHDSLDINNPQHREISAIRLVAKMPTLAAMVYKYSMGQPMMYPRNDLTYAENFLHMMFNTPCEIKPISPVLAKAMDRIFILHADHEQNASTSTVRLAGSSGANPFACIAAGIAALWGPAHGGANEAVLTMLDEIGDVSNIDTFIAKAKDKNDPFKLMGFGHRVYKNRDPRATVMKQTCDEVLKELGIKNDPQLELAMRLEEIALTDPYFIERSLYPNVDFYSGIILKAIGIPTSMFTVIFALARTVGWISHWKEMLSSPYKIGRPRQLYTGYESRDITKLEDRH
- a CDS encoding cation acetate symporter, whose translation is MIRRLLAVFGASLFAPALWAADALTGEVHKQPLNVSAIVMFVVFVGATLCITYWASKRNKSAADYYAAGGKITGFQNGLAIAGDYMSAASFLGISALVFTSGYDGLIYSIGFLVGWPIILFLIAERLRNLGKYTFADVASYRLGQTQIRSLSACGSLVVVAFYLIAQMVGAGKLIQLLFGLDYHVAVILVGILMCLYVLFGGMLATTWVQIIKAVLLLSGASFMALMVMKHVNFDFNTLFSEAIKVHPKGEAIMSPGGLVKDPVSAFSLGLALMFGTAGLPHILMRFFTVSDAKEARKSVLYATGFIGYFYILTFIIGFGAILLVSTNPAFKDAAGALLGGNNMAAVHLANAVGGSIFLGFISAVAFATILAVVAGLTLAGASAVSHDLYASVIKKGKANEKDEIRVSKITTVALGVLAIGLGILFESQNIAFMVGLAFSIAASCNFPVLLLSMYWKNLTTRGAMIGGWLGLVSAVGLMVLGPTIWVSILHHEKAIFPYEYPALFSMIIAFIGIWFFSITDKSAAAEKERALYFPQFVRSQTGLGASGAVNH
- a CDS encoding DUF485 domain-containing protein; amino-acid sequence: MNDSIYLSIQNSPRFKELVRKRERFAWILSAIMLGLYSGFILLIAYGPQVLGAKLSPGSSITWGIPLGVGLIVSAFVLTAIYVRRANGEFDDLNNAILKEAAQ
- a CDS encoding glycine betaine ABC transporter substrate-binding protein — translated: MKMRRLLGAAATLVVAMSSTLASADSKTLSIGYVDGWSDSVATTHVAAEVIKEKLGYDVKLQAVATGIMWQGVATGKLDAMLSAWLPVTHGEYWAKNKDKVVDYGPNFKDAKIGLIVPEYVKAKSIEDLKTDTTFKNKIVGIDAGSGVMLKTDEAIKQYGLDYKLQASSGAAMIAELTRAEDKQESIAVTGWVPHWMFAKWKLRFLDDPKGVYGAAETVNSIGSKGLEAKAPEVAAFLKKFQWASKDEIGEVMLAIQEGAKPDAAAKDWVAKHPERVAEWTGK